CCGGCAAGCTCTACGGCGGCTACGGCTTCAGCCCGAACTTCGCGCTCGAGGCCGGCGCCATGCACCTGGGCGAGTCGCGCGACATCAGCGGCAAGGTCAAGGCCGATGGCGCCTATCTGGACGCGGTCGGAACGCTGCCGCTGAGCAAGGACTGGTCGCTGCTCGGCCGCATCGGAGCGGCCCACGCCCGCTTCAACGGACCGGGCGGCGACAGTTCGGACACCGGCCTCAAGCTCGGTGCCGGCGCGCAGTACCAGCTGAGTTCCACCATGGCGTTGCGCGCCGAATACGAGCAGTACCGGTTCCACGACGTATTCGACGCCAAGGCGAACGTCGGGCAGGTCACCGGTGGCCTGGTGGTGAACTTCTGAAGCATGCGGGTCGGGTTGCGTGGTGCCCTGTTGCTCGGCCACTCGGCAAGCGCAGGGCGATCGCGGGCAGACATCCACGGTTCGGGCTGAGGTATCGAAGCGTGCTGCGCGTGTGGCGGGACTTCGATGCCTGAGTCCCCATGCCTGCCCAGGCATCCGTTCACCCGATGCGCACGAGCACCCGCGAGCCTTCGACCTTCACCGGGTAGCTGCGCAGCGGCTCGCTGGCCGGCTCGCAGGTCGGCTTGCCGTCGCGCACGTCGAACCTCCCCTGATGCAGCGGGCATTCGATTTCGTGGCCGTCGAGGAAACCGTCGCACAGGCGCGCGTGGCCGTGGGTGCACACGTTGTCGGTGGCGAAGACCTCGCCACCGACGGTGTACAGCGCGATGTCGTGGCCGTCGATCGCGACGCCGAGGACGTCGTCGGTCGGCAGCTCGTCGGCGGCAAGCGCGTCGATCCAGGTCTGCTCGCTCATATGGGGTAGATGATGGAGTTGGGGATCATCTCGCTGTCGTAGATGCACTGGCGTGACGCGAACTTGAGGCCCTCGCCGGTGCGCACGACCACGTCGATGTAGCGACCGACGTTGAACACCGTGGACGTGTCCGACAGCTTGGTGCGGAACACCGCGTAGTTCGCCTCGCACTCGAAGCGGCCGGCCTCGCAGCGGCGCACCACCGGGCTGCCGACGACGTGCCGCTGGTAGTACGGGTCGTGGAACAGCGTCTCGCGGATGCCGTACACGCGGTCCTTCAGCATGCCCTTGCTGGTGAACGACAGGGTCGCCAGCGGGAAGCCGCGCTCGAAGTTCTCGCGCGGCTGCAGCCGGTACACGCAGTCGTCGGTGAAGAACTCGGGCCACAGGTCCCACTGGCCGGAGTCCACCGCGATCGCATAGTCGGCATAAAGCTGGCTCAGGGCCAGGTAGTCCTCGAAGTTCATGCGGTCATGCCTCCATCACGTCGCGCCAGTAGCGGTACATGCCGCGGATCAGCGTTTCGGTGACCATGTGCTCGGTGTCTTCGACCCCGCGCCCGCCCAGCTCCGCCAGCGTGCGATGGAACGGCTTGCTCTCGAAGGCCTGCTGCGAGAACTCGATCACCTCGCCGTCGTCGGCCGACACGAAGCCGGCAGGGCCGAAGAGATTGGCCTGGCGCAGGCGGCGTTGCGCCATCGCCTCGTCGTCGTCCTCGAAGCCGAAGTGCGTCCAGACGAAATCGAACTGGCCATGGCCGGTGGGCTGGATGTGCCGCGTGGAGACGCTGTTGACCTGCTGCTGCAGGATCACGCTGGGGAAGATGGTGGTCATCACCGCCGTGGGGCCTTCCCACCACGGCTCGGGCACGATGTCGAGAAAGCTCGGGTCGTGCAGCTTCATGCTCTCCTTGAAGCTGGCCACCTGCGTCACCTGCTCCGACTTGCCCGCCGCGCCGCGGGTGGAGATCATGGCCGCGTGGCGGTGCCTGTCGTCCATGCGCAGCTGCGACTTGTTGTCGGCACGCCAGAGGCCGAAGGTCACGAACCAGGTGTGCAGCAGGCCCGGGTGGTACGGGTCCTTGATGTTCTCCTGCATCAGCTTCCAGTTGCCCGGGATGCGCTGGCGGTTGTAGCCGAGCACCTTCAGCTTGCGGCCGTTGAACAGCCGGTCGAAGTAGCGCAGGATCGTCGGGCCGAGGTAGTCTTCGAAGGGCTCCACCTCGGCGTCGAAGGAGGCGAACACCACCCCGCCGCGCGTGGCGACCTTCAGCTTCGTCAGGCCGTTCTCCTCCAGCTTGAAGTCGGCCGGCATGCCCCCCAGCATCTCGCCCTCCTGGCGCACGCCACGCCGGAACGGCACGCCGCGCAGGTCACCCTCGATGCTGTAGTTCCACTGGTGATACGGGCACGTGAAGCCGGTCTTGCGCACGTTGCCGTGGCGCTCGCGGCAGAAGCGCATGCCGCGGTGCGCGCACACGTTCTCGACGACGTGGATGCGGCCGTCGAGTCCGCGCGTGAGGATCACCGAGCGCTCGCCGATCACCGTGCGCTTGAAGTCGCCCGGCTCGGGGATCTCGGCCTCCAGGCCCACGTAGCACCAGTGGCCCTTGTAGAAGAAGCGCTCGAGCTCGCGCTGGTAGAGCTCGTCGCTGGTGTAGGCGAGGAACGGAATCTGGTGAGTGCTCTCGCCCTGCCATTGCGGCTCGCGCGGGAACACGGTGATGGGCTGGCTGCTCATGCGGGTCTCCTGGGTTCTTCGACGTGGCCCTGGCTCACCACGACCCGGATTCCATCCAGGCCGTCGATGGCGCCCTGCATCACGTCGCCCGGCAGCACCGCATTCACGCCTTCGGGCGTGCCGGTCATGATCAAGTCTCCGGGCTCGAGCTCTTCGTATGCCGACAGGTACGCGATGCACTCGGAAACCGACCAGATCAGCTTGGAGATGTCCGACGATTGCCGCGCCT
The Piscinibacter sp. XHJ-5 DNA segment above includes these coding regions:
- a CDS encoding outer membrane beta-barrel protein, encoding MKLSKPLLAVLLAAGAAAAHAEGLYAGASLGAPFWNSTVDGVDGNGRGVAGKLYGGYGFSPNFALEAGAMHLGESRDISGKVKADGAYLDAVGTLPLSKDWSLLGRIGAAHARFNGPGGDSSDTGLKLGAGAQYQLSSTMALRAEYEQYRFHDVFDAKANVGQVTGGLVVNF
- a CDS encoding aromatic-ring-hydroxylating dioxygenase subunit beta — encoded protein: MNFEDYLALSQLYADYAIAVDSGQWDLWPEFFTDDCVYRLQPRENFERGFPLATLSFTSKGMLKDRVYGIRETLFHDPYYQRHVVGSPVVRRCEAGRFECEANYAVFRTKLSDTSTVFNVGRYIDVVVRTGEGLKFASRQCIYDSEMIPNSIIYPI
- a CDS encoding aromatic ring-hydroxylating dioxygenase subunit alpha; this translates as MSSQPITVFPREPQWQGESTHQIPFLAYTSDELYQRELERFFYKGHWCYVGLEAEIPEPGDFKRTVIGERSVILTRGLDGRIHVVENVCAHRGMRFCRERHGNVRKTGFTCPYHQWNYSIEGDLRGVPFRRGVRQEGEMLGGMPADFKLEENGLTKLKVATRGGVVFASFDAEVEPFEDYLGPTILRYFDRLFNGRKLKVLGYNRQRIPGNWKLMQENIKDPYHPGLLHTWFVTFGLWRADNKSQLRMDDRHRHAAMISTRGAAGKSEQVTQVASFKESMKLHDPSFLDIVPEPWWEGPTAVMTTIFPSVILQQQVNSVSTRHIQPTGHGQFDFVWTHFGFEDDDEAMAQRRLRQANLFGPAGFVSADDGEVIEFSQQAFESKPFHRTLAELGGRGVEDTEHMVTETLIRGMYRYWRDVMEA
- a CDS encoding non-heme iron oxygenase ferredoxin subunit, with translation MSEQTWIDALAADELPTDDVLGVAIDGHDIALYTVGGEVFATDNVCTHGHARLCDGFLDGHEIECPLHQGRFDVRDGKPTCEPASEPLRSYPVKVEGSRVLVRIG